Below is a genomic region from Hevea brasiliensis isolate MT/VB/25A 57/8 chromosome 3, ASM3005281v1, whole genome shotgun sequence.
TGATTCGGTTTTCAGTTGCTATTTACAACTAATTTTTAGTTATTATATCTATtactaatagcaatcgatttatCAATTACTTACTAATTGATTTAACAATCAATCTCATTAAAACTGACTGAATTGAATGCTAAATCGATTAGTAATCGATTGTAAtgcagttgttttttttttttagtgataATTAAGAGAAAAAGATAGCAAGGGAGAGTGTCGATAATTTTTCCATGTCAACTCAGAAGGGCCTACGGAAAGCCTAATTATAAATGGATTTGATAATTAAAACATGTCAATATTTTGCTCATTGCTGCTGGTATCAAATACTGGCTTTCACATTGTGATGAAGAAAACTTAGAGACTTGTATATATGCTTAATTATCTAAACAGGAAATACTATTACATATTGAGATTTGAAAAGTCTAAGTAGTCTAACTGAATATTccctttatttaaattttaaaaacctatTGCATTTATTATAATGTATATATACTTTCATACGagagaaagatttttttttttttccttatcatAAAAATGATGTATTTTAGAATGAGTAGATAAAGAGATTTAAACTCTAATTTCGacatttcttacattttaatgGTAAATTAAAACTAATAAGACCATCTTGATTGATTtaacatttctcatttttaatttttaagctcTTGAAAAAATTTAGTGTATTTATGTTTCATTTATTttacagaaaataatttatatataaaaaatgtttccataaaaattattttttaaaaaaatattttttcatgaaaatattttatattatttgattGTAATATTAAACTAATAGTATGTGTCTTTATATTTTATAAGAAAATGCTATGCCATAAgtgtttttacattttaataggATTTTTGAAATATAGTAAATGAttttgtttttttaaaaaaaagtaattatcccaaaaaaatgatttagttttactttgattaaaaaaaaatttttcattaaCTTATGTTTTGAGCGCTCTAAATACTaagaaatatgaaaaatattttaatattttatcacAAAATAAACAGAGATTTaaagtataaattaattttagagatatataataacaaaaagaaattaaatatatttttacacTCTATCTAGGTAAGCATTTAGTATACTCAACACTTCCATTTTGACAATTTCTAAATGGGAATTTTATACCGTTGGCTTTTAGTGTTTTCACACGTGCAAGATGTGTACATTCAAAATCCatggaagttttttttttttttttttaaatctttttgAAGCATCGAAGCTTTGACTAACAAAATAACACAATTAAGGCAACGTCAGTGCTAACATTTTTTCAGCAATTTATTTTATTCAAGAAACCATGAGATGGAATGTGTGGTGTGATGTCGTATTGTATTACGACAGCATAAAAGAAACGTGAGAACCGCAAGAAGCAGTAAGTTGTTATGCCATGCTAAGATTGCTTTCACGGGAAATTTCAACTTACCGTTAGTTGAAGTTTCTACGAAGGACAACCACAATTTAATTAGACGTATTTTATTtgattagagagagagagagatatctCTAGTGTTTTAGCGCTGGTAATGCTAATTAATTAATCACACTGAGTcatcaaaattttagtttaattttgaatcaaaattattttccttttttaaaaaataaaaaattaaaaaatatttcagcttttaaatttaattaaaatcgaaattgaaattaaaagctGAACCAGAACCGACGCTTAAAGGCTCCTTAAGTGCTGATTCTGATTTTCTAAAATGTTTAAATCAAAACCATTGATTCAGACCGAAATGAGATTAAAACCAACCATTGGCCGCTCCTACTCAAAACCATTTGGAAGCATCCTAAGAAACTTATGAACATGAAGGGTATATTGGTCATTATGATAGAGGGTCAAAGAATAAGTCATACTTTTCTTAGTACCAAAACGACTGCGCACGCCGCAGACTAATTGTTAGTTAATGTTTCGTTGATTCCAAAGTGTGAACGCGTCAAAAAAAAGTGTAAATTACAGAACATGTGGTGCAATGCATTGGGTGAAGTCAAAAGAAAAACCAgtcaatattcaaacttcaaaactCAACGCCTATATAAGCAATCCAAACTCTCCTCTACTTCGCAACAACCACCTTTAGTTTCCAAGTTTCAACCCATCCTTAATTCACATTCGCATTCATTCATGGCCATGAAGAGAACCAGAGACAATGATGGAGATATAGAGAGCTTGGACATGGCCAAGTGTCTCATTCTCCTCTCTCACACCCTTCAGAACAACAATCCCAGAAAACCCTTCAAGACCCACGACGACGACAGCCATCTCTTTGAGTGCAAAACTTGCAACAGAAAGTTCCCTTCATTTCAAGCTCTAGGAGGCCACCGAGCAAGCCACAAGAAGCCAAGATTgatgggagagaataataataataattacaataatAAACCCAGAAGTGTGAAACTCTTGACGAGCTTAGAAAGTAGTGCAGGAAAGCCGAAGATGCATCAGTGCTCAATCTGTGGCATGGAGTTTGCTTTAGGGCAAGCTTTGGGTGGTCATATGAGGAGGCATAGAGCTGCGATGACACAAGGATTTAGCTTTGCTCATGATCATCGAGTTGTTTCGAAATTGCCTGTGCTAAGGAGGTCCAATAGTATCAAGAGGGTGTTTGGCATGGACTTGAATCTCACTCCTTTGGAGAATGACCTTGAATATTTGTTTGGGAAGATGGCTCCCAAAGTTGATCCTTTGATTTGATTCAGAGACGTTATTTTgtattcttttcttttattttttaattatttttattatcattcTCTCTCTGTATATCTTCgttaaattatcaaaattttttcatttatttgtgTACAATTATCACTTATATATAAGGTcattacttcttttttttttaatgaattcaAGAGTTTTAATTATTACTATTGAGGAACTTATTATTATTCTGTGATTGACACCCAAAAATCATTATTGTTGTAATTATCTATTGTGGGGAAAAAAAAACATCATAATTTGGAGCCAATCTTAACTCTATCTATACAAATATCATAGTTTTGGAAGGCTAGCTCAATTCTAATATAATCATTCAAAGTATATAAATATCACATAACCCAAACAACTAATGCTATTGCGGAGTTCTAAGaatttttaacaatatataatataaattataacaTAATAAATCGGAGAAATAAACAGAAAGGATTCCAAGGTTAGTATCTGTTGAACACTTCATTTGGAAAAAACTTACATTCCAAAAGTATTGTCAAAATGACTTAAGAACATGAAAATGTGCAGAATTGAAAGATTCTTATTTCTTATTGAAGTTATTAATATTGTCATTGCgttaaaaacaaagcataaaattaTGTAGAATTGAAGGATTCTATTACTGCCATGAAAGAAAATTGGTTCAACTATTTTaaacaaatttcttcaaattttcttatttcatttttttattttaaataaaaattggtGAATTATGTGATTATTTGTTAGAGCATGATGATGCTTAGAAGTAGAAATGCATATTCTTAGAACTTCTAAAGAGACAAGGCAACTAGTTGTAAGCCAATTGTGTAGCTTGAGCTATAAGCTCTCAACCGTCTTCTCAGTGGGATGTTATCATTCATGCAAGGCTGCCAATGGAAATAAATGTTAATGCAatgacaaaaataaataaataaataaataaacaaggaGATATagataatttttgaatttgatttatatctaaaaataatttcttttgaatttggtaataatttctatttgattttttaatttttcaatggtGGAAAAATATTAATCATAATTTTTGCAACATACGTGAATCACATTTttcaattttatgaaaaattGAAAATGAAGTGGTCATAGGGCCTAGTTCAACAATTGTAGTTGAACAACAtttaatacaagaaaaaaaaaatcaattgatcAGTCGCAAGCATGCAGAGGAATTCTTATAA
It encodes:
- the LOC110647432 gene encoding zinc finger protein ZAT11-like, which encodes MAMKRTRDNDGDIESLDMAKCLILLSHTLQNNNPRKPFKTHDDDSHLFECKTCNRKFPSFQALGGHRASHKKPRLMGENNNNNYNNKPRSVKLLTSLESSAGKPKMHQCSICGMEFALGQALGGHMRRHRAAMTQGFSFAHDHRVVSKLPVLRRSNSIKRVFGMDLNLTPLENDLEYLFGKMAPKVDPLI